One genomic segment of Gossypium arboreum isolate Shixiya-1 chromosome 3, ASM2569848v2, whole genome shotgun sequence includes these proteins:
- the LOC108473676 gene encoding uncharacterized protein LOC108473676 — translation MSTRGTRGWGTRGCGRGRRGAQAGSSSFGNLPNFNTSEASTSPMTETGGVARVTANVAEYWKEAIERIMDDLDCTSEQKLKGVISLLRDEGNRSVAEYEVEFMRLSRYARGVVVTEYERCVSFKDGLRDNLRVLIAPQRERDFTALVDKAKITEEVKRAEPQN, via the exons atgagcaccagaggtactcgcgGATGGGGTACAAGAGGATGTGGTAGAGGTCGTAGAGGTGCTCAAGCTGGGTCTTCGTCATTTGGAAATCTGCCTAATTTTAATACTAGTGAGGCATCGACTTCACCtatgactgagactgg GGGTGTCGCTAGGGTCACcgctaatgtggctgagtactggaaaGAGGCCATAGagagaattatggatgacttggactgcacCTCCGAGCAGAAATTAAAGGGTGTTATATCACtactacgtgacgag GGGAATAGatcagtggccgagtatgaggttgAATTTATGAGATTGAGCCGCTATGCGCGAGGTGTGGTGGTGACTGAGTACGAGAGATGTGTTAGCTttaaggatggcctcagggataatTTGAGGGTTctgattgctccacagagggagcgagattttactGCATTGGTTGATAAGGCGAAGATCACTGAGGAAGTAAAGCGCGCTGAGCCCCAGAACTGA